A DNA window from Geitlerinema sp. PCC 9228 contains the following coding sequences:
- the argJ gene encoding bifunctional ornithine acetyltransferase/N-acetylglutamate synthase, which yields MADWHPISGGITAPKGYKAAGIAAGLKPSGALDLALIYSEMEAIAAGVFTTSQVRAACVDYCRQRLESKLSARAILCNSGQANAATGRQGTEDALESAQLLAQNLGIAPESVLLASTGVIGQRIPMDALRNAMPTLAGSISEAGGEEAAHAILTTDLVPKTIALETTIGGRSVRIGGMAKGSGMIHPNMATMLAFVTCDAAVSPHLWQDMVARSADKSFNQVTVDGDTSTNDTLLAFANGQSRTPAIKENSPEASKLEEMLTATCQHLAKAIARDGEGATCLLEIQVQGAADDAAARQIARTIAGSSLVKSAVFGRDPNWGRIAAAAGRAGIAFDANYLQIQLGEFLLMDNGQPLEFDREAASEYMQQAARGEYLQNDTVCIQVRVGNGPGEGMAWGCDLSYDYVKINAEYTT from the coding sequence ATGGCAGACTGGCATCCAATTTCTGGTGGAATTACTGCCCCTAAGGGCTACAAAGCAGCAGGTATCGCGGCTGGCTTGAAACCATCTGGGGCATTGGATTTGGCTTTGATTTATTCCGAAATGGAAGCGATCGCGGCGGGGGTGTTTACCACTTCCCAAGTGAGGGCAGCCTGTGTAGATTACTGTCGCCAACGTCTGGAATCCAAACTATCGGCAAGAGCAATTTTATGCAATTCCGGGCAAGCCAATGCCGCTACCGGTCGTCAAGGTACTGAAGATGCTTTGGAAAGTGCCCAACTGCTGGCACAGAACCTGGGAATTGCCCCGGAATCCGTATTGCTGGCTTCCACCGGGGTCATTGGTCAGCGAATTCCCATGGATGCTTTGCGAAATGCCATGCCTACTTTGGCTGGTTCGATTTCGGAGGCGGGAGGAGAAGAAGCTGCCCATGCCATCTTAACCACCGATTTGGTTCCCAAAACCATTGCTTTGGAAACCACCATTGGCGGTCGGTCGGTCAGAATTGGCGGCATGGCCAAAGGATCGGGAATGATCCATCCCAATATGGCCACCATGTTGGCCTTTGTGACCTGCGATGCGGCGGTTTCCCCTCATTTATGGCAAGATATGGTGGCGCGTTCTGCTGACAAAAGTTTTAACCAAGTGACAGTAGATGGCGATACCAGTACCAACGACACGTTGCTGGCTTTTGCTAACGGTCAATCGCGGACCCCTGCCATTAAAGAAAATAGTCCCGAAGCAAGCAAACTAGAAGAAATGCTCACGGCAACTTGCCAACATCTTGCGAAAGCGATCGCCAGAGATGGAGAAGGAGCTACGTGTCTTTTAGAAATCCAAGTACAAGGAGCCGCTGACGATGCTGCTGCCCGACAAATTGCCAGAACCATTGCCGGGTCTTCCTTGGTGAAATCAGCTGTTTTTGGCCGCGATCCCAACTGGGGCAGAATTGCCGCCGCCGCCGGTCGTGCAGGGATTGCGTTCGATGCTAACTATTTACAAATTCAGTTGGGTGAGTTTTTGTTAATGGATAACGGCCAGCCCCTGGAGTTTGACCGGGAAGCTGCCAGTGAGTACATGCAGCAAGCAGCCCGCGGGGAATACTTACAAAACGATACCGTTTGCATTCAAGTTCGTGTGGGCAACGGTCCTGGGGAAGGCATGGCGTGGGGATGCGACCTCAGCTACGATTACGTGAAAATCAATGCCGAATATACAACATAG
- a CDS encoding extracellular solute-binding protein produces the protein MKVLPSRKLFRVARFLLIAACVCGMALGLNFYFFQNNDPLYIAILAPEDSASGEEMIRGAKMYIQEVNDSKEGGIDGRQIKLKVFDDESEVETGRNQAKEIADGQFLLTLGSYSSSVSIAAGKVFQEHDLPAITAISEAGEVTKGNDVYFRATFTTSDQGSFLASYLNKILGREAATVIYNQRDDFSESLASSFWNNFQGLGGQINHTIDIKDYYTEEGEFQPLALFNQKLLTIEPDNIGTVVLLTRAKEAADIVANLKRAGIDAPIIGGTPLFEKTFREEIDKYPETQAKPGYFFDGIYATSPLIYDIAGEETQAFKKKYREFVDDGKEPSWIGAMSYESAKIAVEALKEAKVAQTPEKDIKDIQEKRKAVLQALLQMRSVDRGVRGLDRNLYFNRDRNLPRAIAMGVYEKQEFISAPIQLQPIHNAEAIDRLNAKVEDGEILRFDGKYAHVTKVVYTGIDINEISRLDLKRKRYIADFFLWFRYRDDGDQNSNDNEKPNLQDIEFLNSEKTIELDNPIDEIDEGDSRIKVRTFRVKTRFQGDFDFRDYPFDVQQLTVKFRHANLTRKNIIYAADNVGMNNSDLSEKIDRGGVLETLDTWEFKDAKFFESVSKNYSSLGNVDKVGLNDGIQYSQFNAIIEIKRNSSTFSINKLLPLGFFIWILYLYLFFPLGNFSAETVGGILLGVVFFHIGLKSELAVASITTLDKIFYIIYGLIATQVVLVTTVVKFRDREKSQKRLKLLVHGFRFAFPLYLFLANFMVLQNYNLLPVDNGTQTFQEETAPKDLNEGVSPEQQTTLTLANWHPMDKGKFQELFEAYYQNHPNIKIETLSTPYNLYGESIKAQFQQGTAPDLVFLRSYDLDRDLFYQGYLTSFDKNNWPALEKTYPQKFLSAWTTKKGDIYGIPLSGVVHGIFYNADLFRQLGLSVPQTWEQLLNVAQVIQNTGTTPFANSIGNISQSFDETLFTTLVPNFTGGYTGRLAYQGGSRCFNDEGIVATFRAISQLQPYLDEENLSNFQSIKRFLNGQAAMWIGGSWNLPNFTQQDIDFQWQTFAVPPPAGRKGYTVFHPNFAVGLNAQSPHKQEAKEFLRWLMTPEAAKILTTKLEGNFALHKQMPDIENTKAQRFYSFVQDRDTDVRWTYPELHEKIPGGHTLTKEASKKVLSGDMTPQEAANHLQEGLGEWYTSAQTCKD, from the coding sequence ATGAAAGTGCTACCTTCTCGAAAACTGTTTCGCGTTGCCCGGTTTCTGCTTATTGCTGCTTGCGTTTGTGGCATGGCACTTGGGTTGAATTTTTATTTCTTTCAAAACAACGACCCCCTGTACATTGCTATCTTGGCACCGGAGGACAGTGCCAGCGGTGAAGAAATGATTCGGGGCGCTAAGATGTATATTCAGGAAGTCAATGATAGCAAGGAGGGTGGCATTGACGGCAGACAAATAAAACTGAAGGTCTTCGACGATGAAAGCGAAGTAGAAACTGGTAGGAACCAAGCCAAAGAAATTGCTGACGGTCAATTTTTACTTACATTGGGCTCTTATTCCAGTTCGGTGTCCATTGCAGCCGGAAAAGTTTTTCAAGAGCACGATCTGCCCGCCATCACGGCTATTTCTGAGGCTGGTGAGGTCACCAAAGGCAACGATGTCTACTTTCGGGCAACCTTTACCACCAGCGACCAAGGTAGCTTCCTCGCCAGCTACCTTAACAAAATTCTCGGACGAGAAGCAGCGACCGTCATTTACAACCAGAGGGATGATTTTAGCGAATCTCTTGCTAGTAGCTTTTGGAATAACTTCCAAGGTCTTGGCGGGCAAATCAATCACACAATTGACATTAAAGACTATTATACGGAAGAAGGTGAATTTCAGCCCTTGGCTTTGTTTAACCAAAAGTTGCTTACCATTGAACCCGATAATATAGGAACTGTCGTCTTGCTGACCCGAGCCAAAGAAGCGGCAGACATCGTCGCCAATCTAAAAAGAGCGGGCATCGATGCGCCCATTATTGGCGGTACCCCTTTGTTTGAAAAAACTTTTCGCGAGGAAATTGATAAGTATCCAGAAACGCAAGCAAAACCAGGATATTTTTTCGATGGGATTTACGCTACGTCACCACTGATTTACGATATTGCTGGTGAAGAAACGCAAGCCTTTAAAAAGAAATATAGGGAATTTGTTGATGATGGGAAAGAGCCTAGCTGGATTGGGGCTATGTCATACGAGAGTGCCAAAATTGCCGTGGAAGCCCTAAAAGAAGCCAAGGTAGCGCAAACCCCAGAAAAAGATATAAAAGATATTCAAGAAAAGCGGAAAGCGGTTCTCCAGGCTCTCTTGCAAATGCGGAGTGTCGATCGGGGTGTTCGGGGATTGGATAGAAATTTGTATTTCAATCGCGATCGCAATCTGCCCCGTGCGATCGCAATGGGTGTATATGAAAAACAAGAATTTATCTCTGCCCCCATACAGTTGCAACCCATTCACAACGCCGAAGCCATCGATCGATTGAACGCAAAAGTTGAAGACGGTGAAATTCTGCGCTTTGACGGCAAGTATGCTCATGTCACGAAAGTCGTGTACACGGGAATTGATATTAACGAAATATCCAGACTGGATCTCAAAAGAAAACGATACATCGCTGACTTTTTCCTGTGGTTTCGTTACCGTGACGATGGCGATCAAAATTCCAATGACAATGAAAAACCGAATTTACAAGATATAGAATTTTTAAATTCTGAAAAAACCATCGAACTGGACAATCCCATCGACGAGATTGACGAGGGGGACAGTCGCATCAAAGTCCGAACGTTTCGGGTTAAAACAAGATTTCAAGGGGACTTTGACTTCCGAGACTACCCCTTTGACGTGCAGCAGCTCACAGTAAAATTCCGCCATGCAAACCTTACTCGCAAAAACATTATTTATGCGGCCGATAACGTGGGCATGAACAATAGCGATCTTTCCGAAAAAATCGATCGCGGTGGTGTTCTGGAAACGCTAGATACGTGGGAATTTAAAGATGCCAAGTTCTTTGAAAGCGTCAGCAAAAATTATTCTTCCCTAGGAAACGTAGACAAAGTGGGCTTGAATGATGGCATTCAATATTCCCAGTTCAACGCCATTATAGAAATCAAACGGAATTCTTCTACCTTTAGCATCAACAAACTGCTACCCCTCGGCTTTTTCATCTGGATTTTATACCTTTACCTGTTCTTTCCTTTGGGAAATTTCTCCGCCGAAACTGTCGGTGGCATTCTGCTGGGTGTGGTCTTTTTCCATATCGGCTTAAAATCCGAACTAGCGGTGGCTTCCATTACCACCCTAGATAAAATTTTCTACATTATTTACGGTTTAATCGCCACCCAAGTGGTTTTGGTGACAACCGTGGTTAAATTTCGAGATCGGGAAAAATCTCAAAAGAGGCTCAAGTTGCTGGTGCACGGGTTCCGCTTTGCTTTCCCCCTCTATTTGTTTTTGGCCAACTTCATGGTACTACAAAACTACAATCTGTTACCCGTTGACAACGGCACGCAAACGTTTCAAGAAGAAACAGCACCAAAAGACTTGAATGAAGGGGTTTCCCCGGAGCAGCAAACTACCTTAACCCTTGCCAACTGGCATCCTATGGATAAAGGAAAGTTTCAAGAACTCTTCGAAGCTTACTATCAAAACCATCCCAATATCAAAATTGAAACCCTTTCTACCCCCTATAACCTGTACGGAGAATCTATAAAAGCTCAATTTCAACAGGGAACGGCACCGGATTTGGTGTTTTTACGTTCCTACGATCTCGATCGCGACTTATTTTATCAAGGATATCTAACTTCTTTTGACAAAAACAATTGGCCGGCATTGGAAAAAACCTATCCCCAGAAATTTCTGTCGGCTTGGACTACGAAAAAAGGCGATATCTATGGCATTCCCCTTAGTGGCGTTGTTCATGGAATTTTTTATAATGCCGATCTATTTCGCCAGTTGGGTTTGTCAGTGCCGCAAACTTGGGAGCAGTTGCTGAATGTTGCCCAAGTAATTCAAAATACGGGCACAACTCCCTTTGCCAACAGTATTGGCAATATCTCGCAAAGCTTTGACGAGACCCTATTTACCACATTGGTTCCAAACTTTACCGGCGGTTACACGGGTCGGTTGGCTTACCAAGGTGGCAGTCGCTGTTTTAACGACGAGGGAATTGTGGCTACATTTCGGGCTATTTCCCAGTTGCAACCTTATTTAGACGAGGAAAACTTGTCCAATTTTCAAAGTATAAAACGTTTCTTAAACGGTCAAGCTGCTATGTGGATTGGTGGTTCCTGGAATTTGCCAAACTTCACTCAACAAGATATCGACTTCCAATGGCAGACTTTTGCCGTACCACCGCCAGCTGGTCGAAAAGGTTACACCGTGTTTCACCCCAACTTTGCTGTGGGGTTGAACGCTCAGTCTCCCCACAAGCAGGAAGCCAAAGAATTTTTGCGGTGGTTGATGACACCAGAAGCCGCTAAGATACTAACCACGAAGTTAGAAGGCAATTTTGCCTTGCACAAGCAAATGCCCGACATTGAAAACACGAAAGCCCAGAGGTTTTACTCGTTTGTGCAAGATCGAGATACAGACGTGCGGTGGACCTACCCCGAACTGCATGAGAAAATTCCTGGCGGTCACACCCTCACCAAGGAAGCCTCCAAAAAGGTGCTCAGTGGAGATATGACCCCTCAAGAGGCAGCCAACCACTTGCAAGAGGGACTAGGGGAGTGGTATACCTCTGCTCAAACTTGCAAGGACTAA